The region AATAAAAATACCAAATAATCAGGCGTATGAAACTTTAGTTTTAGTTTTTGGGATTTTATTAAGCGGCTCTGTATTATTTAACTTAAAAGCCCCCGATTATCCATTTTTTAAAACAAATAAAAGAGCACTCTTAAACTTTCCTTTATTATTGTTTGCCTTTGTAATACTTTATAGTTGGCGTACTTTTTTAGCAGATGGTCTTTACGTTGTCATTAAGTTCTTAATTGAAATTACTCCCTTATAAATTATCAAAATATGAAAAAAGTATATACGCTTTCCACCTGCGATACCAGCAAAAAAATACTAAAGCTATGCAATATCACTAATCTGTATTTTGAAATCAAAGATATCAAGACCTCTTCTATTACTCAAACAGAACTCGAAGAAATGCGTTCTTTTGCCGGATCTTACGAAGCACTATTTAGTCGCCGTTCTCGAAAATACAAGAGTATGGGTTTAAAAGATGTAGTACTAAAAGAAGACGATTATAAACGGCTTATTTTACAAGAATACACATTCTTAAAACGACCTGTAATTATTGATAATGATAAAATTTTTATCGGTAACAGCAAAGCGAATATAGAGAGATTATTAAAACATATGACTGATAATTAGCGGTTTAACACCTCATCATATCTACCTGAATTTACTTCTTCTTCTAATGTTTTATACCAGTCTTTTCCGTATTTGCGGATAAGTGGCTCTTTTAAAAATTCGTAAACAGCTATTTTTTCCTTTTTTCCTTTTATACGAGCTAAATCGCAAATATCCCAATGGTGATAATTTACCGCTTCAAAATCTTTATATTCAGTAATTCTGATAGGATATAAAGAGCAGGAAATAGGTTTTATATTTGGTATTGCTTTATCTCGATAAGCTTTTTCTATAGCACAAAGCGCAATATTATTCTCAAAATAAACAAAAGCACATTCCCTATCATTTACCAAAGGCGTTACTAATTCTCCATCTTCATCATAATCGTAAACGCCATTTTTCTTTATTACTTCCCTCCCCTTATCTGTCATATAAGGTAGGATTCTATCTATATAATCTTCGAGCTGACTAATCTCATCAACATCTAATGGAGCTCCTGCATCTCCTTCAACACAGCAGTCACCATGACATTTTGATAAATCACAGCTAAATTGCTTTTTAATTACTTCTTCTGAAATGATTGTATTCCCTATTGAAATCATGCGGCAAAAGTAGTTTTTTTTGAGAAGAGAAAATTATAATAATAGGAATTGATTTTTAAAGATTAACAGTTATTTCTTTTTAGACTACAACAAAACACAAAGAATAGAATACATCAATTAATTTGTACATTTGCGCAAAATAGCAAAAAAATGAACAAAAAACCCACTCTACTTATTTTGGCCGCCGGTATTGGTAGTCGTTATGGCGGATTAAAACAACTCGACAAAGTCGGGCCAAATGAAGAAACCATTATAGATTATTCTATTTATGATGCTATTCAAGCTGGTTTTGGAAAAGTTGTTTTTGTTATTCGCGAAAATATTGAAGCCGATTTCCGTGCCTTTTTCGACGAAAAACTTAAAGGGAGAATAGAAGTGGAATATGTTTTTCAAGAAATCCATAAAATACCTGCTGGTTTGAGTTTTAACATAGAAAGAGTAAAACCTTGGGGTACGGGACACGCTGTTTTAATGGCAAAAGATGCAATTAAAGAAAATTTTGCCGTTATCAATGCCGATGATTTCTACGGCAGAGAAGCCTACCAAACCTTAGCAGATTATTTTAAAACAGAAGACAGAAGCGATACCGATTATTGTATGGTTGGTTATGAGTTAAAAAATACTCTTTCTGAAAACGGATATGTGTCTCGTGGGCAATGCAAATCTGACAAAAATAATTTTCTGCTTGACGTAATAGAACGAACTCATATTGAACGTAAAGATGATACTATTGTTTTTCAAGACGAGAATGGAAATCACATTAAACTTAAAGAAGATACTTTAGTTTCAATGAATTTTTGGGGATTTACTCCTTCGTATTTTGAATTCTTAAATGAGAAATTTAGTCGTTTTATTCCCGAAAATGCAAATAATTTAAAAGCCGAATTTTATATCCCATCCGTAGTAAACGATCTTATTGAAGAGAAGCGTGCACGCGTTAAAGTTTTACATTCAAAAGCTAGTTGGTTTGGTGTAACTTATAAAGAGGACAAGGATAGTGTTATGAAAAATATCCAACAGCTAATCAGTTCTGGAAAATACCCTGTAAAACTTTGGTATTAAAAGCTTTTAGGCTTTTCTTTCCTTATCATTGTATAATATTTCTCACCTTAAAAACTACTGAGAAAAGCAGTTTTTAACTCTTATATTTTTCATTTTCTATAATCGATTATTCGCTTATTTATTGTAAGTTTGTCAGCCTTGTTGAAAAGACAATTTTTAATCTACTCAAATACAATAAAATATGAAAGTTTATCAAACAAATGAAATCAAAAATATTGCTCTCATTGGAGGGGCCAAAAGCGGTAAGACCTCTTTAGCCGAAGCAATGCTTTTTGAAGGTAAAGTGATAAACAGAAAAGGTAATGTTGATGATAAAAATACTGTTTCTGATTATCGTGAAATCGAATTAGCAAAACAAAATTCTGTTCACACTACTTTAATGTATACCGAATATGATGGTACTAAAATAAATATTTTAGACACTCCCGGTTTTAATGATTATGTAGGTGAACAAATTTCTGCTTTATCAGTGGTTGAAACCGCGGTTTTAGTTAATAATGCAACTGTAGGCGTTGATGCTACAACAGAAAACGCATGGCGTCAAGCAGAAAAAACAAATACTCCTGTTTTATTTGTCGTCAATCAACTCGACCAAGAAAAGGCCAATTTCGATCAGGTAGTTACTCAATTAAAAGACTATTTTGGCGATAAAGTATCTATTGCTCAATATCCTGTAAATACCGGAGAAGGTTTTAGCAGTATCATCGACTTAATGCTGATGAAAATGCTTAAATTCTCAAAAGATGGTGGCGCACCGGAAATTTTAGATATCCCAGCCGATGAATTGGAAAAAGCCGAAGAGTTACACCTGTCATTAATAGAAAATGCTGCTGAAGGTTCGGAAGAATTAATGGAAAAATATTTTGAGTCCGACACTCTAAGTATTGAAGAAATGCGCGAAGGAATTCGTTTAGGTATGCGTACACGCGCTATCTTCCCTCTCTTTGCTATTTCTGCAAAAGAAAATACTGGTGTTACTCGTTTATTGGAATTTATTAAATTTAGTTGTCCCACACCAAATGGTGTTGCCGGCGAACGCAAATCATCCAGCGGAAAAATATTTAATGCAAATCCCGACGATCCTACCAATTTATTTGTATTTAAAACATCTATAGAGCCTCACTTAGGCGAAGTTTCCTACTTTAAAGTATATGGTGGAGCTGTTGAAGAGGGCATGGATTTAATAAATACGCGTTCGGAAAATAAAGAACGTTTATCGCAATTATTTATTATTGTCGGTAAAAACAGAGAAAAAGTATCTAAGGTTTGTTCCGGAGATATTGCTGCTACAATTAAATTAAAAGATACTCGTACTAACGATACTTTGGCTAATCCAAAAGCTTCAGAAGAGGCATTATCGCCTATCGATTTTCCTGAACCAACCATTCAAATGGCTGTTAAAGCAATAAGCTCTTCCGATGACGAAAAAATGGGTAGTATTCTTAACGAAATGCATAAAACAGATCCTACTTTGCATGCCGGATTATCAAGGGAATTACGCCAAATGATTATCCAAGCGCAAGGAGAATTGCATTTAAATACCGTAAAATGGTATTTCGATAATATCCATAATATCGATATTGAATTCTTTGCTCCAAAAATTCCTTATCGCGAAACAATTACTAAATCTGCTCGTGCCGATTACCGACATAAAAAACAATCAGGAGGTTCAGGTCAGTTTGGTGAAGTACATATGCACATTCAGCCTTATGTAGAGGGAATGTCTGATCCAACAGATTTTCCTATTAGGAATAAAGAAGAGCATGATCTTCCTTGGGGTGGTAAATTATTATTCCATAACTGTGTTGTCGGGGGGTCTATTGATGCTAGATTTATGCCTGCTATCTTAAAAGGAATTATGGAACGTATGGAACGTGGTCCTTTAACAGGCTCTTACGCTCGTGATATAGCTGTTTACATTTATGATGGTAAAATGCATCCTGTTGATTCAAACGAAATCTCTTTTAAACTGGCCGGGCGTTTTGCTTTTATTACAGCATTTAAAAATGCTAAACCTAAGATTATGGAACCTGTTTATGATGTTGCAACACGTCTCCCTGAAGAAATGATGGGTGCTGCAATGACTGATTTACAAAGTCGTCGTGCCATTATTATGGGAATGGAAGCCGATGGTAAATATCAGGTAATACGTGCTAAAGTACCTTTGGCCGAAATGCATAAATATGGTACAACTTTAAGCTCTATTTCTTCGGGTAGAGGTACTTATTCGATGAAATTCGATGCTTATAACCAAGTGCCTTCCGATGTTCAAGACAAGCTGCTTAAAGCTTACGAAGAAGAGCAAGAAGAAGAATAAACACTTTTTCTTTTCAATAATAAAACCCCGATTGTACTTTTCAGTTGGGGTTTTTGTATAATTTATTGACTTGTTAGGGCTATTTTATGCACTTTTGTACAACCAAATTTTTAACACAAAAAATTAAAATAATATGATAAATATTAGACTCTCTGTTGATGCCGCAAAATCATTTGTTTCTTCAGCACAGATTAATGCTTTTCAAGGCAAGGTAAGTGATGCTCAGAAGGCACTTATTGAAAAAACAGCTGCAGGAAATGAATTCCTAGGCTGGGTGGATTTGCCCTCTTCTATTGAAGATTCTTTCCTAGATGATATTATAGCTCAAGCTAAAACAATTGCTCAAAAAGCCGAAGTGTATGTTATAATCGGGATTGGAGGATCTTATTTGGGTGCTCGTGCCGTTATAGA is a window of Bacteroidales bacterium DNA encoding:
- a CDS encoding elongation factor G, with amino-acid sequence MKVYQTNEIKNIALIGGAKSGKTSLAEAMLFEGKVINRKGNVDDKNTVSDYREIELAKQNSVHTTLMYTEYDGTKINILDTPGFNDYVGEQISALSVVETAVLVNNATVGVDATTENAWRQAEKTNTPVLFVVNQLDQEKANFDQVVTQLKDYFGDKVSIAQYPVNTGEGFSSIIDLMLMKMLKFSKDGGAPEILDIPADELEKAEELHLSLIENAAEGSEELMEKYFESDTLSIEEMREGIRLGMRTRAIFPLFAISAKENTGVTRLLEFIKFSCPTPNGVAGERKSSSGKIFNANPDDPTNLFVFKTSIEPHLGEVSYFKVYGGAVEEGMDLINTRSENKERLSQLFIIVGKNREKVSKVCSGDIAATIKLKDTRTNDTLANPKASEEALSPIDFPEPTIQMAVKAISSSDDEKMGSILNEMHKTDPTLHAGLSRELRQMIIQAQGELHLNTVKWYFDNIHNIDIEFFAPKIPYRETITKSARADYRHKKQSGGSGQFGEVHMHIQPYVEGMSDPTDFPIRNKEEHDLPWGGKLLFHNCVVGGSIDARFMPAILKGIMERMERGPLTGSYARDIAVYIYDGKMHPVDSNEISFKLAGRFAFITAFKNAKPKIMEPVYDVATRLPEEMMGAAMTDLQSRRAIIMGMEADGKYQVIRAKVPLAEMHKYGTTLSSISSGRGTYSMKFDAYNQVPSDVQDKLLKAYEEEQEEE
- a CDS encoding nucleotidyltransferase; the protein is MNKKPTLLILAAGIGSRYGGLKQLDKVGPNEETIIDYSIYDAIQAGFGKVVFVIRENIEADFRAFFDEKLKGRIEVEYVFQEIHKIPAGLSFNIERVKPWGTGHAVLMAKDAIKENFAVINADDFYGREAYQTLADYFKTEDRSDTDYCMVGYELKNTLSENGYVSRGQCKSDKNNFLLDVIERTHIERKDDTIVFQDENGNHIKLKEDTLVSMNFWGFTPSYFEFLNEKFSRFIPENANNLKAEFYIPSVVNDLIEEKRARVKVLHSKASWFGVTYKEDKDSVMKNIQQLISSGKYPVKLWY
- a CDS encoding DUF3109 family protein, which codes for MISIGNTIISEEVIKKQFSCDLSKCHGDCCVEGDAGAPLDVDEISQLEDYIDRILPYMTDKGREVIKKNGVYDYDEDGELVTPLVNDRECAFVYFENNIALCAIEKAYRDKAIPNIKPISCSLYPIRITEYKDFEAVNYHHWDICDLARIKGKKEKIAVYEFLKEPLIRKYGKDWYKTLEEEVNSGRYDEVLNR